One Scophthalmus maximus strain ysfricsl-2021 chromosome 9, ASM2237912v1, whole genome shotgun sequence genomic region harbors:
- the hbegfa gene encoding heparin-binding EGF-like growth factor a: MRIVSAALLLLHALVASRLASGAAVDRYESDRKRHTAVISFVDTTKDRRAEEEGRGATTVEYGQEGEDEVYKDEYYYEDEYEDGLSGDYEMELPRVAMSSKPNDPSSILETESPEGKRRRGKGRKKAKGKGKKRNPCLRKYKDFCIHGTCQYLRNIRAPSCVCLPNYSGERCQFITLPVQSPEGYNRTTALAVVAVVLSSVCLTIIGLLLMLRFYKRGAYDVENEEKVKLGLAPNH; the protein is encoded by the exons ATGAGGATCGTCAGCGCCGCGCTCCTGCTGCTTCACGCCTTGG tggCGTCCAGACTGGCCAGCGGTGCCGCAGTTGACAGGTATGAGAGCGACAGGAAGCGGCACACGGCCGTCATCAGCTTTGTGGACACGACCAAAgacaggagggcagaggaggagggcagaggcGCGACAACAGTGGAGTACGGACAGGAGGGCGAGGACGAGGTGTACAAAGATGAGTACTACTACGAAGACGAGTATGAGGACGGCCTGTCTGGAGACTACGAAATGGAACTGCCACGAG TTGCCATGTCCAGCAAACCCAACGACCCGTCCTCCATCCTGGAGACGGAAAGCccagaaggaaagaggaggaggggaaagggaagaaagaaggcGAAAGGCAAGGGAAAGAAGAGGAATCCTTGCCTGAGGAAGTATAAGGATTTCTGCATTCACGGCACCTGCCAGTACCTGAGGAACATCCGTGCCCCGTCCTGTGT GTGCCTACCGAATTACTCAGGCGAGAGGTGTCAGTTCATCACGCTGCCCGTGCAGTCCCCCGAGGGCTACAACCGGACCACGGCTCTGGCCGTGGTTGCAGTGGTGCTGTCGTCCGTCTGCCTCACCATCATTGGCCTTTTATTGATGCTCAG gttTTACAAGCGGGGAGCTTACGACGTGGAAAACGAGGAGAAGGTCAAGCTGGGGTTAGCGCCCAACCATTGA